From one Humulus lupulus chromosome 8, drHumLupu1.1, whole genome shotgun sequence genomic stretch:
- the LOC133793857 gene encoding uncharacterized protein LOC133793857 yields MKMMKGSSSSGADYRLTRVGVGLMVVMMMVCFGSELGSAKPSDAQCQEEIRIGLNECKAVLAGITPPSAECCQRVRVTHIECVCQLISPQIAAYIDLKRAISLIQKCGRRVPRHYKCGSITTP; encoded by the exons ATGAAAATGATGAAGGGAAGCAGTAGTTCAGGTGCTGATTACCGTTTGACAAGAGTTGGGGTGGGTTTGATGGTGGTGATGATGATGGTGTGTTTTGGGAGTGAATTGGGGAGTGCGAAGCCTAGCGACGCGCAGTGCCAGGAGGAGATAAGGATTGGGCTAAACGAATGCAAGGCGGTGTTGGCTGGGATTACACCTCCGTCGGCGGAGTGTTGCCAGCGTGTAAGGGTGACTCATATTGAATGTGTTTGCCAACTTATATCACCCCAGATCGCTGCTTATATCGATCTCAAACGTGCCATTTCCCTTATTCAAAAATGCGGTCGCCGGGTGCCTCGCCACTACAAGTGTGGGA GCATCACTACTCCATGA